The sequence TGCCGATCACCGTGACCTGCTCGGTGCCCGGCCTGGCCAGGGCCAGCAGGGCGGCGGTCGCGGTGGCCGCGGTACGCAGGGCGGTCAGCGGTTCGGCGTCGACCAGGGTGAGCAGGCGCCCGTCCGTCTCGTCGAACAGGGCGACGACGCCTTGGTGCGCGGTGCGCCCGGGGTGGGCCGGGTCGTCGAAGACGGTGACCAGCTTGGCGGCCAGCCCGAGGCCGGGAACGTGGGCGGGCATCGCCCCGAGCAGTCCGTGCGGCCCGATGGCGGCGATACGGGGCGGCGCGGAGACGGTCCCCGCGGCGATCGCGGCCAGGGCGGTGCCGACGGCGTCCAGCAGCCGCAGCGGGTCGAGCGCGGCCACGGTGGCGTCGTGACCGAGGACGGCGGGCCCGGCCGCCCGCTCCCCCGCGGTCATGCCGCGCCCCCCGGTACGCCCCCCGGTACGCCCAGAGCGCCGGCCAACTCATCGACCGCTGAACGCAGTTCGTCCCGCAGCCGGGAGAGGTTCGGCTCCTCGAACTCCGGAGTCGGCCCGACCAGGGTCAGCGCGCACAGCGGCTGGCCGTCCGGGGTGAGGACGGCGCGGCTGACGGACGCCACCATCCGCTGGGTGCGGCCGATCTGCACGCCCCAGCCGGTGCGGGCCGTACGGTCCAGGTCGGCGAGCAGGCCGTCGGGGCCCTCCAGGGGATGGCCCGCGGCGGCGGCCGCCGCCAGGTAGGGGGCGCGGGTCCGCTCGTCCATGGCGGCGACCAGGGCCAGCGGACCGGCGAACCGGTGCACCGGGAGGAGTTCGTCGCGCAGGTCGCTGATCATCTCCAGCCTTGCCGGACGGACCACGTCGACCACACGGGCCCGGTCCTCCTCGGGGACCTGGAGATTGACCATCGTCGCGGTGGCCGCGGACAGCCGCTCCAGTACCGGCCGGGCGATGCCGACCAGGGAGTGCGCGGCGGTCGCCCGCGAGAGCTGGAGCACGACGGTGCCCGGCAGGTAGCGGTCACCGATGCGCATCACCCAGCCGCGGCGGACCAGGTCGGCCAGCACCCGGTGGGCGGTGGGCCGTTGCAGGCCGAGGGGGTCGGCGATCTCGCTGAGCCGCAGCGGGCGGCCGGACCGGGCGACCGCTTCCACCAGGTCCAGGGCCTTGTCCACGGCGGAGTTGCCGGACGCGGGCACGGAGCAGTCCTCTCGTTGTCGGCACCGGGCGCCGCGTTGTCGGCACCGGGCGCCGCGTTGTCGGCACCGGGCGGCCCGGACGGGTCCGCGGACGCCCGCATTTTCCGCGCCGGCGGAGGTTGCCGGACGCGCGGGGCGCCTCGGTCTCCCCGGCGGCTCGCGGGCGGGTCCGCCACCCTGTCCGGGGGGCGGGTAGGGTGGCCGCTGTTCCGACCAACGGATCACCTGTTGCAAGCAATGTAACAGTCCGGGCCTGGAGGGAGAACCGACCCATGAGTGACGAGCCCGTCGCCGCCCCGACGCCTTTCGCCCCGGCGCCGGCCGGCACCGTGGTGCTCTACCGTGGCGCGACCCTCGTCGACGGCACCGGCGAGGCCGGCCGCCCCGGGACCACGATCGTGGTCGACGGCGAGCGGATCGTACGGGTCGCCGCCGACGCCGAGGTCGACCCCGCCGACTTCCGCGACGCCGAAGTCATGGACGTGACGGGCGCGTTCGTCCTGCCGGGCCTGATCGACTCGCACCAGCACCTGGCGACACCGCCCAACCGCCCGGTCGCCGAGGCCGTGTTGCGCCGCGACCTGTTCGGCGGCGTGACCACGGCCCGCGACATGGCCGACGACCTGCGCCAGGTCGGCGACCTGGCCCGCGCCTCCCGGGTCGGCGAGATCCCCGCCCCGGACCTGTACTACGCCGCGCTGATGGCCGGCCCGACCTTCTTCGACGACCCGCGGACCTGGCAGGTCTCCCAGGGCGCGATACCGGGCCGGAACCCGTGGATGCAGGCGGTGGACGAGGACACCGACCTTCCGCTCGCCGTCGCCATGGCACGCGGCACCTCCGCCACCGCCGTCAAGATCTACGCGGACCTGCCGGCGGACCGCGTCGCCGCCATCACGGCGCAGGCGCACCGGCAGGGGCTCCTGGTCTGGGCGCACGCCGCCGTCTTCCCGGCGAAGCCGGGCGAGGTGGTCACCGCCGGAGTCGACAGCATCTCGCACGCGAGCCTGCTGGTCCACGAAGCCGCCGAGGGCCCGCTGATCCGCTACCGGACCAAGCCGCCGGTGGACGCGGCCCGCTTCGAGCGGGGCGACGACCCGGCGATCGAGGCCCTGTTCGGGCTGATGCGCGACCGGGGCACGATCCTGGACGCCACCGCGTCGATGTGGGGCAGGATCGCGGCCGAGGCCGGCGACGCCGCGGAACCACGCGAGCGCGCCCTCGCCAACGACGCCGTCACCGCCGCGATCACCGCCCAGGCCCACCGGGCCGGTGTGGAGATCTCCACCGGCACCGACAGCGACCCCGACCCCGCCGCGGCCTGGCCGCCCCTGCACGACGAGTTGGTCTACCTCCACGAGCGGTGCGGCATGACGCCCCTGCAGGTCATCCGCAGCGCCACCCTGATCGGCGCGCGCAGCCTCGGTGCCGAGAACGAGCGCGGCACCGTCGAGGAGGGCAAGATCGCCGACCTGGTCATCCTCGGCGCCGACCCGGCGGCCGACCTGGCCGCCGCCCTGCGCAGCATCCGCACGGTCGTCAAGCGCGGCCGCCCGCACCACCGTGCGGACTTCGTCGAGCCGACCCCCGCCGCGGGAACGGCGGTGGCGAAGTGAGCACCCGCACCCCGCTGATCGTCAACGCCCTCGGCGAACTGCAGAACCCCAACGCGTCCACGGAGACCGCCGGGTCCCTGGTCCAGAGCAGCAGCGACATCCGCGTGGACGAACGCACCGTCGCCGACGCCCGCGCCTCGGGGCTGACCGCGGTCAACATCACGCTCGGCTACACCATCGGCGACATGGAGCCCTACCCGCACACCCTCGCCGAGATCGAGGTGTGGGACGGCATCCTCCGCGAGCACCGGGCGGACCTGCTCAAGGTGCTCACCGCTCAGGACATCCTCCGCGCCCGCGAGGAGAGCCGGATCGGCGTGGTCTACGGGTTCCAGAACGCGGTGGCCGTCGGCCGGGACCTGGACCGGGTGGCGGAGTTCGCCCGCCTCGGCGTCCGGGTCGTGCAACTGACCTACAACCAGGCGAACCACATCGGCGACGGCTCCATGGCACCGCAGAACCGCGGGCTCAGCCCCTTCGGACGGGAGGTCGTCGAACGGCTGGGCGCACACCGGCTGATGGTCGATCTCTCCCACAGCGGCGAGAACACCTGCCTGGAGGCGGCCCGGATCGCCGGCGCGCCGGTCTCGATCAACCACACCGGCTGCCGGGCGCTGTGCGACCTGCCGCGCAACAAGACCGACGAGGAACTGCGCCTGGTCGCCGAGCGCGGCGGCTTCGTCGGGATCTACTTCATGCCCTTCCTCGCCGCCTCCGGCCACCCCACCGCCGACGACGTGGTCGAGCACCTGGTCCACGCGGTGAACGTGTGCGGAGAGGAGGCGGTCGGCATCGGCACCGACGGGCCGGTGACCGCGATCGACGACCTCGACGGCTACCGGGCCACACTGGCCGAGCACGTGGCGGAGCGCCGCCGCGCCGGGGTCGGCGCGGCCGGGGAACGCGCCGACACCTTCCCCTTCGTGGTGGACCTGCGCGGCGTCGACCAGTTCCGCAGGCTCATCGGGCTGCTGGAGCGGCGCGGCTGGTCCGAGGAGCGCATCGCCCGGGTCATGGGCGGCAACTTCGTCCACTACGCCGAGCGGATCTGGGGAAGCTGACCACGCGTCAGGTCCGCGCCGACGGCGACGGCTCACGCCTCGGCGTGCAGCGGCCGTACGCCCGCGGGCAGCGGTGTGTGCTCCTGGGCGTGCAGGAAGGCGCAGACGGCCGCGTTGCTGGAACGCCGCCGGGTCCAGAACAGGGCGACGTCGCGGTGCGCGGTGGGCGACTTGATCCGGCGGACCGCGAGCCCGTCGATCGGCGTGGTCTGCACGGCGAGTTGGTTGATGACGCCGATGCCGAACGCGGAGCGGACCAGGGCGACGAGAGTCGCGGGGTGGTCGGTGAGGTAGGCGACGTCCGCCTTCGACTCGTACTCCCCGAGCATGTGCCGCAGGTCGAAGCCGCCGCCCTCCTCCTCCGAACCGGCCGGGTTGCCGATCAGCGGCCGGGACAGGATGTCGTCGACGCCGATCAGGGGTTCCGCGGCGAGCGGATCGCTGTCGCGCATCACCGCGACGATGTCCTCCCGCCAGATCGTGCGGTGGCACAGCGTGGGTTCACGCATCTTCGGCAGCGTGGGCCGGAACGCGATGTCCACGACACCGGTCGCGACGGCCTCCTCCAAGGTGGCCGCCGTCCCCTCCCACAGTTCGACGGTGAGCCCGGGGCACTCGGACTTCAGGACCTGCAGCAGCGCCGGCAGATAGGTGGAACTCACCGACGGGTAACTGGCGACGGTGAGGTGCGCGACGAACGCCCGTGGCCGTCGCCAAACGGGCGTACCTTTGCATCGCGCCGCGGAGGCCGACGGTTCGCTGTTCCGGCGATTCGCGCGGCGCGGGGCAGAGCGGGGAAGGGCAGGGCAGGACAGGAAGGGTCAGCGGATGACGGTCACAGCACCGCGCCCATCCGCCACGGCGTGATCTCCTCGGCGCCGAAGCCGAGTTGCTCCGCCTTGGTCGGGCGTCCGGACGCGGTGTCCACGAGGGCCTCGAACAGCAGCCGGCCGTGTGTCACGTGTTCCGGGCAGGCCGTCGCCCGTCCACCGTCGAAGTCGATGTCGCCGCTCATGGCCTGGTAGAGCCCGGTGGTGGTGCTGATCCTTACGCACGGGGTCGGGCGGGAGCCGAACAGCGAGCCGCTGCCGGTGACGGAGGCGAGCACCGTCGCTCCCCCGGCGACCATGCCCGTCGCCGAGACCGGGCCGTGCCCGGGGGTGTCCATGAGTGTCAGCCCTGCTCCGGTCACCGGATCTGCGTACCCGACGACGTGCTCCACCGGGGCGGTGCCGGCCTTCAGTACGGCGGCCAGCGACTTCTCCCCGAGCGTGGTGATGCCGCCGGCCCGGTCCTCCCGCGAGGGTTCGCCGTCCGGGCCGGCGCCGTCGCGGGCGGCGTACTCCCGCCACCACGCGAGGAGTTCCTCGATACGGGCGGCGACGCCGGGGTCGCGGCCCGGCGGCGCAGAAGCGGCCCGGCGCCGTGCAGAGCGGGTGTCTCGCCGAGGATCACCCGCCCGCCCGCGGCGACCAGCAGATCGGCGGCGACGCCCACCGCCGGGTTCGCGGTGGTCCCGGACCAGGCGTCGCCGTCGCCGGACTGCAGTCCCAGGGTGAGTTCGGCCAGCGGAACGGGTTCCCGGCGCAGCGTCCTTACCTCGGCGACGAGTTCGGTGACCTGGGCAAGAGCCGCCCGCACCGCCGCCGCGGTGCCGCCGACGTCCTGGATGGTCACGGTGGTGTCCGCCACGTCGCCGAGGGCGTTTCCGGGCTGGTTGATCTCGCAGCCGAGGCTGACCACAACCGCCCCCACCACGTTGGGATGCGTGGCGTATCCGTGCAGCGTGCGGCGCAACAGGCCGTCGCCCGGCGTCCCTTCGGCCATCCCGCAGCCCAGGTCGTGGGCGAGCGCGATGACGCCGTCCAGGCCAGGCACGCCGGCGTGTTCGCGTTGCGCGGCCTGCGCGACCATCCGGGCCACGGTGGCCGAGCAGTTCACGGTGGGCACGATCGCGATGTAGTTGCGGGTCGCGCCCCGGCCGTCGGGACGGCGGTAGCCGAGGAAGTGGTCGCGGGCCGGGGCGATCGGCGGGGACCAGGCCGGCGGGGCGGACCACCCGCGCTCACCGGGGTGATCCGGGCCGGGCCCGAGGTTGTGCAGATGGACGTGGTCGCCGGGCCTGATGCCGGTCAGCGCCACCCCGATGACCTCGCCGTGTCTGCGGACCGGCTGTCCGGCGGCGACCGCGCGCACCGCCACCTTGTGTCCGGCCGGGATGTCCGTGGCGGCCGGGACCGTCGTGCCCCCGACCATGACGGGAGCGCCGCCCGGCGCGTCGCCGAGGACCACTCCGACGTCGTCGACGTCCGGGCGCAGGACCAGCGGCCGGACCGGGGCGAGGGCCTCCCCGTTCATACCGTGGCCTGCCGGGCGGTGCCGATCGCCGGGTGCGGCATTTCCCCGAGCCTTTCGGCAACGTGCCGGGCCCCGGCGCGCGTGACGCGAATTCCCTTTGCGGAGCGGTCGTTCAGGAAGCGGTCGGGGCCCGGAGGGGGCCCCGGGGAGCGAGTCGTCATGTCACCGACCGTAAATTCCCGTTCCGGAAAACCCAAGTGCGAGAATCGGCAGGCGTCCATCCGGATTTCGGATCTCTCCTCCGGCAAACGGGCGCCTTCCGGAAACGGGACGGCGGTTCGCGATTCTCCCGGCGGCGCGCTTCTCCCGTTCGCGGTTGGCCCAGCGCTTCGCCCGGCGGCGACTCGCGGTACTCCGGTCGGGGCTACTCCCGTTCGTGGGAATGCCCGCCGCCGGTCACGGTGACGGTTCCCGTGGCCGGCGGCGCGCGAGCGCGGTGGCGATCCCTGCCTACAGGGTCTGCCACTTCTGGTTGTCGCCGTTGCCGCAGGACCAGAGCTGGACGTTCTGCTCGCTGTACAGGTCCGCGTCCAGGCAGAGTTTGGAGCCGGCGTTGCGGATCGTCCCGTCGGAGAACTGGTACCACTGCTGCCCGGCCCCGCCCTGGCAGTCGTCGATGACCACATGGGTGCCGTTGGTCGTGCCGGAACCCGCGGCGGCCAGGCACTTCGTCCCGCCGTACACGGTGATCGTCCCGTCGGACTGCCGGGTCCACTGCTGGTTGTCACCGCTGCCGCAGGTCGTGACCTGGACCTGGACGTCGTCGGCCTGCGACGCGCCGGGCACGTCGAGGCACGCGTCGTAGCCGACGTTCTGCAGCCGAGTGGTGTCCGAACTCGGCCTGCCCCAGGCGTACTTGAGACGGTTGACGGCGGTGGGGTTCGGTGTCCACAGCGGCAGGTTCTGGGTGCTGCTGCTGTCGAAGCCGCTGAAGAGCCGGAGGATGTTCAGCGAGTCGTGGTCCGGGCTCGTGGTCCTGCCACCGATGCCGTGGCACCAGATGGCACCGAGGTTGTACTCGCGTATGACGTCGGTGATGGCCCGCAGGAACGCGACCTCCTTGGGGGTGGTGGCGCTCGGAGTGGCGTCGTAGTCGATGCCGTTGTCGGCGTCGGCGCCGAACTCCTCGATGACGGTGCGCGAGGGGCAGTTCCCCATGTAGGTCTTGATGTCGTTGACCCAGTCGTCGTAGCTCCGCGCGCCGTAGGGGAAGGCGTAGCGGTGCATCGCGAGGTAGACGCCGTCGAACCGGGAGTCACCGCACAGCGGCCGCAGGTCGCTGCCCCAGCCGCCCGAGTCGGCCTCGGCGCCCTCGATGAACATCCGGTTCCTGGGCAGGCCGTTGGCGCTCTCGCGGGTGATCCAGGTGGCGGCGAAGTCCAGCCACTGGGCGGTGGTGAAGCCGACCGGCTCGTTCATCGGGTCGAAGTAGACCAGCGGGTCGGACAGGTACTTGGCGACCTCCGTGTCCCACATCTGGTTCCAGGTGGGCAGGTAGCTGTCGGCGATCTTGTTGCTGCCGTCCTCGGACCAGTAGCACAGGATGACCTTGAAGCCCTTGGCGGTCGCGGCGTCGATGACGGAGTCATAGGTGTGCCAGTCGGCGGTGGCCGGGTTCATCGGCAGCCGGACGGTGTTGGCGCCCAGCGTGCTCTGGAACGTGGCGAACATCGCGTCGGCCTTGCTCCTGGCCGAGTTGTAGTCGTCGTCCGCGGACAGTCCCTGCAGCACGAGCCGGTCGGGGGTGAAGTTGTCGCCGAGGCGGGACCAGTGCACGCCGTGGAACTGGCTGGGGTCGAGGCCGCTGTCGGCGGCGGCCGGGGATGCGAGGGACAGCGTCATGAGCGGCACCGTAGTGAGCAGGGCCAGGGCACACAGCATCCAGGTCAGCACGCGGCGATGGAGGCGGGTGCGCGCGGAGGCGAGGGCGGGGGCGCGGGCGGGGACTTCGGGGTGGACGGCGACGGGAGTGGGGGGCGGCATGACTTCCTCTCCGGCTTGGCGCGCGAGAGTGGCCGGACGTGGCCGTGAATTCACCGCAACGCGCCGTTGACAGGGCGGAAACGAAGCTATCCGCGCTTCCCACGTGCGTCGATCGCGTCTTTCGGAACACCCGTATCCGTGTGGCGAATAGCAGCCTTGGAAAACCAGGTGCGACTGCCCTCGCCGGCCCCATACGCTGGGCGAACAGGAAAATCCCCCGCGGAGGAGCCAATGCAGGCCGCGACAACCGTCACGCCCACCCAGATCCCGGACCTCCTCCTGGGTCTCGCCACCGTCCGCCCGGTATTCCTCTGGGGCGCCCCCGGCATCGGAAAGTCCTCTCTGGTGAGGAAGTTCGCCGACTCCCTGGGCCTTGAGTGCGTAAGCCTGCTGGGCACTCAGCTCGCCCCTGAAGACCTGATCGGCGTGCCGCAGATCCGCGACGGCCGCTCCGTGTTCTGCCCGCCGGAGGCGATCGCCCGCGACGAGCCGTACTGCCTCTTCCTGGACGAGTTGAACGCCGCGACCCCGGATGTGCAGAAGGCGTTCTACTCGCTCATCCTCGACCGCCGGATCGGCAACTACGAACTCCCGGCGGGCTCGATCGTGATCGGCGCCGGCAACCGCGCCACCGACAACGCCCTGGCACGCCCCATCGCCTCCGCGCTCGTCAACCGCCTCACCCACGTCCACCTGCGTGCCTCCGCCACCGACTGGCTGGTGTGGGCGGGCGAGAACGGCATCCACCCCTGGGTGGTGGACTACCTCTCCGACCGGCCCGACCACCTGTGGTCGCAGCCGCCCAAGACCGAGGAGCCGTTCTCCACGCCCCGCTCCTGGCACATGCTCTCCGACGCGCTGCACTCCTTCGGGCCGACGCTGGACGAGGAGACACTGAAGGTCGTGGCCCACGGGACGCTGACCCCCGCCCATGCCGTCTCCTTCTGCGGGTACGCCAAGATCGTGCGGCACACCTACGGCATCGAGGCGATCATCAAGGGAGACGCCTCCTGGCCCCGCCGCATGGAAGACCGCGACCTGCTCTACTACCTCGCCGAGGCGTTCCGGGGGCGGCTCGTCAAGGAGCTCCCGGCCCGGCGCGAGCACGCCTCGGCCGCCGTGCGCGAGACCTGCTACCGCGCCAAGTCGCTGCTCGTCCAGCTCGCCGAGATCTCCGTCGAGGTCGCCCAGACCGTCATCGCCGAGGACGCCGACGGCAACCCGGTGCTGCCCGCCTGGTTCCTGGTGGAGGCCGCCCGCGACATGCCGCGCCTGGTCGAGGCCCGGCGTTGAGCCGGTCCCGCAAGCAGGGCGCGGACCGCCCCGACCCGGCCGCCGAGGCTTTCGCCGCCGGCGCGGACCTGGTGGGCCGCAACCCCGCCCTCGCAGCCATCGACGCCGACTTCGTCCGCGCCAAGGGCAACGCCGACGCCCCAGGCCAGGGCCTCGTCCGGGCGGACTCCAATGGGCGGGTGCACGTCCACCCCACCCGCCGAGCCGAACCCGGCGAGTGGGCCTGGGCGCTCGCCCATGCCCTCCTCCACCTCGGCTTCGGCCACCTCCCCGCCGCCAAGGAGCCCCGCGAGCAGCCCGACCGCTTCGACCTCGCCGCCCGCTGCACCGTCGTCAACCGCTTCCTCACCACCTTCCCCATCGGCACCACCCCCGACCACCTCCCCACGAGTTACCCCGACGGCGACGAGGAGCAGATCGCCGCCCGCTGGCGTAAGACCGGCGTCCCGGCCGCCTACGAGCGGTGCGGCACCGCGGACGGCGAACCCGACCAGTTGCTGGTGCAGTGGCCGCACTGGGACACCGCCCTGCCCGACCGGCAACTCGCCTTCGCGTACGCCCTGACCCGTACGGTCTCCGCCGCCATGGACGTCGCGGGTGGCCGCCGGGACCGGCTCACCGGTGAGCGCGTCGCCCAGCGACCCTGGGATCGCGCCCTCAACTGGTTCGTCTCGTCCTACCCGCTGCTCGGCGCCCTCGCGGCCGGACTGACCGTCGTCGCCGACGCCGAACTCGCCCGCGTGCACGACATCTCTGTGGCCGCCGTGGACGCCACCGCCGGCGAGATCTACATCAACCCGCTCAAGCGGTTCACGGACGAGGAGTGGCGGTTCATCCTCGCCCACGAGATGCTGCACGCCGCGTTGCGCCACGGCGGGCGCCGCGGCGCCCGCGACCACTATCTCTTCAACGTCGCCGCCGACTACGTCATCAACGGCTGGCTGATGGAGATGAGCATCGGCGCGATGCCCGAAGGGCTGCTGTACGACGCCGAGTTGAAGGGTCTGTCGACCGAGGAGGTGTACGACCGGATCGCCACCGGGCTGCGGCGTGGCCGGCGCCTTGCGACCCTGCGCGGCAAGGGCGCCGGCGACATCCTGGGCGAACCACTGCCCGGCCGGCCCGCCGACCCCGTCGACCTCGACGCGTTCTACCGGCGCGCCCTCGTCCAGGGCCACCAGCTGCACACCGACCGGCAGCGTGGCCTGCTACCGGCCGGACTGATCCAGGAGATCCGCGCACTCGCCCACCCGCCCGTCCCGTGGGATGCCCAACTGGCGTGCTGGTTCGACGAGTTCGCGCCACGGCCCGAGCCGGTACGCAGCTACTCCCGGCCCGCCCGGCGCCAGGCCTCGACCCCCGACATCCCGCGCGCGGGCCGCTCCTTCCCGCCCGAGGAGGTCGCCCGCTGCACCTTCGGCGTCGTCCTGGACACCTCGGGCTCGATGCCCGGCCCGCTGCTCGCCAAGGCACTGGGCGCGATCGCCTCCTACGCCGAGGCCCGCGACGTGCCGGCCGCCCGGGTGGTGTTCTGTGACGCCGCCGCCTACGACGCCGGGTACCTGGCGCCAACGGAGATCGCCGGGCGGGTACGGGTCAGGGGGCGCGGCGGCACGGTCCTGCAACCCGGCATCGACCTGCTGCAGCGGGCCGACGACTTCCCGCCGACGGCCCCCGTCCTGGTGATCACCGACGGCTGGTGCGACGTGCTGCGGGTCCGCCGCGAGCACGCCTACCTGATCCCGGAGGGCGCGGGGCTGCCGTTCACCCCGCGCGGACCGGTCTTCCGGGTGCGCTGACCGGCAGGGCCGCTTCAGCGCAAGGGCTCCCCGGACTTCACCTGGTCCGCTTCGCCGGTCTCTTCTCAGCCCGCGGGGTCTGGGGTGCCGCCGCCGGTGTGGTCGTGGAGGTGGTGCTCTTGCCTTACCAGGCAGGGCTGGTGACGAAGTGGGTGTCGTAGCGGTGTTGCTCGGTGAGCAGGCTGTCGCGGCCGGCTTCGCCCCGGCGGATTCTGGCGACCTGCCGAAGGTAGTCGAATCGTTCGATGCCAGGGGTGATCACGATCAGGGCATCGGCGGTGTCCTCCGGGGCGGCGCGGAAGGCGTGGTCACAGCGCGGCGGGATGACCAGGAAGTCACCGGAGCCGGCGGTGATGACCTTCGATCCCACCAGCACCTGGAGCGTTCCGTCGACGACGAAGAACAGTTCGGAGGAGTGGTCGTGCCGGTGCGGGACCGCGCCGTCGGCGCCGCGGGCGAGTTGGACGCGGTGGGCGCTGAGCGCCCCGTTGCTGGCACTGGCGTCAGCCAGTAGGCAGTGGCCGATCTCGGGCAGTTGCTCGGCGTCGCCTGCGCGGACGACAACCGGGGCGTGTGGATCAGCTGCGAAAGCAGACACGAGAGACCTCCTGGGCTAGGATGCTAGCAATCTAGAGAGCTAGTATCGCCCGATGGGTGATGCGGAAGTCAAGCAGTTCAACGTGTATCTGCCGCTGGGGCTGATCAGGCAGGTCAAGCACCCCGCGATCGAGACGGGCATGTCCTTGTCCGCGCTGGTCACGGACGCCTCGCGCGCCTACCTCGACGACGCCCATGGGCAGCGGCTGTTCACTTCCGGAAAGGAGTCATGACATGGCAACCGAAGGGTTCGAGGCGGTGTTCGTGGAGACCCACCACTGGGGGAAGAGCGCAACGTTCTTCCAGGAGCTGGGTTACGACGGGCGGCTGTGGAGTCTGCAGGCCCCTGCCAAGAGCTGACATCTTCCCTCTCGTCCGGTTGGGCTGATTCCCCTCGGCCGATGGCGCCCGCGCTTCGGCCGATGGCGCCAGCGCTCCGCCCGGCGAATCCCCCGGCAGTGGCGATTCTCGCCCTGCCAGGCGCTGTCCAGCCGACAGCCGGGGTCACACGCCTGCGGGCAACCGCGCACGAGAGGGGCCCCGTACCCGGGTACCGGGCGAGGGCATCTGGAGCAACAAGACCTGTTGGGCCCACCCGGTGGCGGCGCTTCCGCCACCGACCGTGGGGATGCGAGGAGCGAAGGATGGGAAACGAATGAGCAGATGGCGCGGCAATCCCTGGGCGGTGCTGCTGACGCTCAGCCTGGGATTCTTCATGACACTGCTGGACCTGACGGCCGTCAACGTCGCCATCCCCAGCATGATCGGCGGCCTGCACGCGTCGCTGGACGAGGTGTTATGGGTGATCAATGTCTACATTCTCGTCCTCGCCGCACTGCTGATCACGTTCGGCCGGCTGGGCGATGTGCGCGGGCCGCGCACGATGTTCATCGGGGGTGTCGCGCTGTTC comes from Streptomyces sp. NBC_00448 and encodes:
- a CDS encoding IclR family transcriptional regulator encodes the protein MPASGNSAVDKALDLVEAVARSGRPLRLSEIADPLGLQRPTAHRVLADLVRRGWVMRIGDRYLPGTVVLQLSRATAAHSLVGIARPVLERLSAATATMVNLQVPEEDRARVVDVVRPARLEMISDLRDELLPVHRFAGPLALVAAMDERTRAPYLAAAAAAGHPLEGPDGLLADLDRTARTGWGVQIGRTQRMVASVSRAVLTPDGQPLCALTLVGPTPEFEEPNLSRLRDELRSAVDELAGALGVPGGVPGGAA
- a CDS encoding amidohydrolase family protein, with the protein product MSDEPVAAPTPFAPAPAGTVVLYRGATLVDGTGEAGRPGTTIVVDGERIVRVAADAEVDPADFRDAEVMDVTGAFVLPGLIDSHQHLATPPNRPVAEAVLRRDLFGGVTTARDMADDLRQVGDLARASRVGEIPAPDLYYAALMAGPTFFDDPRTWQVSQGAIPGRNPWMQAVDEDTDLPLAVAMARGTSATAVKIYADLPADRVAAITAQAHRQGLLVWAHAAVFPAKPGEVVTAGVDSISHASLLVHEAAEGPLIRYRTKPPVDAARFERGDDPAIEALFGLMRDRGTILDATASMWGRIAAEAGDAAEPRERALANDAVTAAITAQAHRAGVEISTGTDSDPDPAAAWPPLHDELVYLHERCGMTPLQVIRSATLIGARSLGAENERGTVEEGKIADLVILGADPAADLAAALRSIRTVVKRGRPHHRADFVEPTPAAGTAVAK
- a CDS encoding dipeptidase translates to MSTRTPLIVNALGELQNPNASTETAGSLVQSSSDIRVDERTVADARASGLTAVNITLGYTIGDMEPYPHTLAEIEVWDGILREHRADLLKVLTAQDILRAREESRIGVVYGFQNAVAVGRDLDRVAEFARLGVRVVQLTYNQANHIGDGSMAPQNRGLSPFGREVVERLGAHRLMVDLSHSGENTCLEAARIAGAPVSINHTGCRALCDLPRNKTDEELRLVAERGGFVGIYFMPFLAASGHPTADDVVEHLVHAVNVCGEEAVGIGTDGPVTAIDDLDGYRATLAEHVAERRRAGVGAAGERADTFPFVVDLRGVDQFRRLIGLLERRGWSEERIARVMGGNFVHYAERIWGS
- a CDS encoding LysR family transcriptional regulator substrate-binding protein, with amino-acid sequence MSCPALPRSAPRRANRRNSEPSASAARCKGTPVWRRPRAFVAHLTVASYPSVSSTYLPALLQVLKSECPGLTVELWEGTAATLEEAVATGVVDIAFRPTLPKMREPTLCHRTIWREDIVAVMRDSDPLAAEPLIGVDDILSRPLIGNPAGSEEEGGGFDLRHMLGEYESKADVAYLTDHPATLVALVRSAFGIGVINQLAVQTTPIDGLAVRRIKSPTAHRDVALFWTRRRSSNAAVCAFLHAQEHTPLPAGVRPLHAEA
- a CDS encoding ricin-type beta-trefoil lectin domain protein; the protein is MPPPTPVAVHPEVPARAPALASARTRLHRRVLTWMLCALALLTTVPLMTLSLASPAAADSGLDPSQFHGVHWSRLGDNFTPDRLVLQGLSADDDYNSARSKADAMFATFQSTLGANTVRLPMNPATADWHTYDSVIDAATAKGFKVILCYWSEDGSNKIADSYLPTWNQMWDTEVAKYLSDPLVYFDPMNEPVGFTTAQWLDFAATWITRESANGLPRNRMFIEGAEADSGGWGSDLRPLCGDSRFDGVYLAMHRYAFPYGARSYDDWVNDIKTYMGNCPSRTVIEEFGADADNGIDYDATPSATTPKEVAFLRAITDVIREYNLGAIWCHGIGGRTTSPDHDSLNILRLFSGFDSSSTQNLPLWTPNPTAVNRLKYAWGRPSSDTTRLQNVGYDACLDVPGASQADDVQVQVTTCGSGDNQQWTRQSDGTITVYGGTKCLAAAGSGTTNGTHVVIDDCQGGAGQQWYQFSDGTIRNAGSKLCLDADLYSEQNVQLWSCGNGDNQKWQTL
- a CDS encoding ATP-binding protein, which translates into the protein MQAATTVTPTQIPDLLLGLATVRPVFLWGAPGIGKSSLVRKFADSLGLECVSLLGTQLAPEDLIGVPQIRDGRSVFCPPEAIARDEPYCLFLDELNAATPDVQKAFYSLILDRRIGNYELPAGSIVIGAGNRATDNALARPIASALVNRLTHVHLRASATDWLVWAGENGIHPWVVDYLSDRPDHLWSQPPKTEEPFSTPRSWHMLSDALHSFGPTLDEETLKVVAHGTLTPAHAVSFCGYAKIVRHTYGIEAIIKGDASWPRRMEDRDLLYYLAEAFRGRLVKELPARREHASAAVRETCYRAKSLLVQLAEISVEVAQTVIAEDADGNPVLPAWFLVEAARDMPRLVEARR
- a CDS encoding vWA domain-containing protein; the encoded protein is MSRSRKQGADRPDPAAEAFAAGADLVGRNPALAAIDADFVRAKGNADAPGQGLVRADSNGRVHVHPTRRAEPGEWAWALAHALLHLGFGHLPAAKEPREQPDRFDLAARCTVVNRFLTTFPIGTTPDHLPTSYPDGDEEQIAARWRKTGVPAAYERCGTADGEPDQLLVQWPHWDTALPDRQLAFAYALTRTVSAAMDVAGGRRDRLTGERVAQRPWDRALNWFVSSYPLLGALAAGLTVVADAELARVHDISVAAVDATAGEIYINPLKRFTDEEWRFILAHEMLHAALRHGGRRGARDHYLFNVAADYVINGWLMEMSIGAMPEGLLYDAELKGLSTEEVYDRIATGLRRGRRLATLRGKGAGDILGEPLPGRPADPVDLDAFYRRALVQGHQLHTDRQRGLLPAGLIQEIRALAHPPVPWDAQLACWFDEFAPRPEPVRSYSRPARRQASTPDIPRAGRSFPPEEVARCTFGVVLDTSGSMPGPLLAKALGAIASYAEARDVPAARVVFCDAAAYDAGYLAPTEIAGRVRVRGRGGTVLQPGIDLLQRADDFPPTAPVLVITDGWCDVLRVRREHAYLIPEGAGLPFTPRGPVFRVR